The following are encoded together in the Macadamia integrifolia cultivar HAES 741 chromosome 10, SCU_Mint_v3, whole genome shotgun sequence genome:
- the LOC122091114 gene encoding uncharacterized protein LOC122091114 isoform X1 has translation MGNEMGNQNISGTQEKNSIKLEAPSESMEATVASINANSIEDANQQVSFPKENFHEYNTGFASEGSFRTDDPIEQQTLDTVFASEDSFRTDDPIEEQTLDGREQDETETQAPEGSPKASVDSKHNNDRDGVIQLVSSPEDGKFHQKIGSPTVESLSRTMDNQIQRQASSQKEEEETRNASLDTKFMVCRPTSMEVHTLKSDQHESTIADMNLAVSPYKDKTTNEHTGSSSVEKLCRTNENQTQSQASIRGGEETMNPSLDSKSLVPNSNSVEAETVNSEQHTSNTSHAEPLVSSSENGKSNEHTASPPKDNSSRTNDNQIQRETSIEGEEEEARNSSLNTKSIIHNPKSVELENLKSDLQESTKAHTQLFVEASIKLPEISGDIPKSSGPLDSKEKGHKLKDEAADSLHGSYILPSFSEVENIGKDMPIENMETQEVEVVDTNNINVVESEIIRQIEAEDRCRTTPTPEVENRGGEVPTLSNSLGNDGRDCMDSQSEAVVLTRLPDSFQIEASEPECKYIVLTNDSKVMENGSESEQNGYDSNTTFLSEELVEHSNADEKDIFQTEHVMIGTDHGGKRKGSELCDSYKPKIQSDFQIDDANVSVDVFKLNMHDSNRSLVSEEPCEKLEGETKMVVVVETVPTELILIDGNHEERELITCSSPSLDPTKHKVTIEEMKKAEDADSNLSPLHPIESVENFLPPDPVSLGQPKDPKQGRLMESETVDSGSGSNMESNQNCNDEVDINKTSKFNTTNSTIEKSLENETSRQDWSQHQGLDQSQHQEFTTVTLVPSDITVDGSEGQESTCDVTNHACDIDLRSVSGTQENNGFINETNQGNIKANVDVRAESNFELHTPRKESEAPAATQLDKKFCAKGQVSAFTSCVLDALETDLMPEFENHAEVSKLPDPDFELPPTKARIDESNRTSLLCPEKIAKGEEFEVPEIQLSKQLHAKDEVSVFAICGSDTKESTDRLTTDSIQDDINFHIKVGKSPNFDFELPLEARIEESDQTPLLSQQRTAKGDVFQLKSRGFETLANRVDVNVENPYAETEVSALRAGKEKSGKDQLQYEEMSAEKHVIAFERTSSEKLRTPLLELMKEGEKYVNESAKKNKGRVAKKSAEDGRNSSTKKDMANSPTEREKRKPKCTFFSNCMGCT, from the exons ATGGGCAATGAGATGGGCAACCAGAACATATCTGGGACGCAAG AGAAAAATAGCATCAAGCTTGAAGCTCCAAGCGAGTCTATGGAAGCAACAGTGGCTTCAATTAATGCAAATAGTATAGAAGATGCCAACCAACAGGTTTCTTTTCCTAAGGAGAACTTCCATGAATACAACACTGGCTTTGCTTCTGAGGGCTCATTCAGAACTGATGATCCCATTGAGCAACAAACATTGGATACTGTCTTTGCATCTGAGGACTCATTCAGAACTGATGATCCCATTGAGGAACAAACATTGGATGGAAGAG AGCAAGACGAAACTGAAACTCAAGCTCCTGAGGGATCTCCAAAAGCTTCAGTGGATTCCAAACATAACAATGACAGAGATGGTGTAATACAGTTGGTTTCATCTCCTGAGGATGGTAAATTTCATCAGAAAATAGGTTCACCTACAGTGGAGAGCTTGTCCAGAACAATGGACAACCAAATTCAGAGACAGGCATCAAGTCAAAAAG aggaagaagagacaaGGAATGCATCTTTGGATACAAAATTTATGGTCTGTAGACCCACCTCCATGGAAGTGCACACCCTTAAATCTGATCAACATGAATCCACCATAGCTGACATGAATTTAGCAGTTTCACCATATAAAGATAAGACGACTAATGAACACACAGGTTCATCTTCTGTGGAGAAGTTATGCAGAACAAATGAGAACCAGACTCAGAGTCAGGCATCAATTAGAGGAG GAGAGGAGACAATGAATCCTTCACTGGATTCAAAATCCCTGGTTCCTAACTCCAACTCTGTGGAAGCAGAAACTGTTAACTCTGAACAGCATACGTCCAATACATCTCATGCTGAACCATTAGTTTCATCATCAGAAAACGGGAAGTCGAATGAGCATACAGCTTCACCTCCTAAGGACAACTCATCCAGAACAAATGACAACCAAATTCAGAGAGAGACATCAATTGAGGGAG aggaggaggaggcaaGGAATTCATCTCTCAATACCAAATCCATAATCCACAATCCCAAATCTGTGGAATTAGAAAATCTGAAGTCTGATCTCCAGGAGTCTACGAAAGCTCACACACAACTATTTGTGGAAGCCAGCATAAAATTACCTGAAATCAGTGGCGACATTCCCAAATCAAGTGGACCTTTAGATTCCAAGGAGAAAGGACACAAACTAAAGGATGAGGCTGCAGACAGTCTTCACGGGAGTTATATTCTGCCTTCCTTCTCCGAGGTAGAAAATATTGGGAAAGATATGCCAATCGAAAACATGGAAACCCAAGAAGTGGAGGTGGTAGACACAAACAATATCAATGTGGTGGAATCTGAAATTATACGTCAAATTGAAGCTGAAGACAGGTGCAGAACAACACCAACACCTGAGGTTGAAAACAGAGGAGGAGAAGTACCAACCTTATCTAACTCTCTTGGGAATGATGGCAGGGATTGCATGGACTCACAATCTGAAGCTGTTGTATTGACCAGATTACCAGATTCCTTCCAAATAGAAGCTTCTGAACCAGAATGCAAATATATAGTTCTGACGAATGATAGCAAAGTGATGGAGAACGGATCAGAAAGTGAGCAGAACGGGTATGACTCTAACACAACTTTTCTTTCTGAGGAACTGGTGGAACATTCAAATGCAGATGAGAAGGATATTTTTCAAACTGAGCATGTGATGATAGGCACCGATcatggaggaaagagaaagggaagtGAGTTGTGTGACTCATACAAGCCTAAGATCCAGAGTGACTTCCAAATTGATGATGCAAATGTGAGTGTGGATGTCTTCAAACTCAACATGCATGATAGCAACCGGAGCTTGGTTTCAGAGGAACCCTGTGAGAAGTTGGAGGGAGAAACCAAGATGGTGGTTGTTGTTGAAACGGTTCCAACAGAGCTGATTCTCATTGATGGAAACCATGAAGAGAGGGAACTCATAACATGTTCCTCACCTTCATTGGACCCAACTAAGCATAAAGTTACcatagaagaaatgaagaaagcaGAAGATGCAGATTCAAATTTGTCTCCATTGCATCCGATTGAATCAgtggaaaattttcttccacCTGACCCTGTTTCTCTAGGCCAACCTAAAGATCCCAAACAGGGGAGACTAATGGAATCTGAAACAGTAGATTCTGGAAGTGGCTCAAACatggaatcaaatcaaaactgtAATGATGAGGTTGATATCAATAAAACTTCCAAATTCAATACAACAAATTCAACTATAGAAAAATCATTGGAGAATGAGACATCCAGGCAAGACTGGTCACAACATCAGGGCCTAGACCAGTCACAACATCAGGAATTCACTACAGTGACACTTGTGCCATCTGATATTACTGTGGATGGTTCTGAGGGACAAGAATCAACATGTGATGTAACCAACCATGCGTGTGACATTGACTTGAGGTCTGTTTCTGGAACACAAGAAAACAATGGCTTCATCAATGAAACGAACCAAGGTAACATCAAAGCCAATGTTGATGTTAGAGCTGAGTCCAACTTTGAACTTCACACcccaagaaaagaaagtgaagCCCCAGCAGCAACCCAGTTAGACAAAAAGTTCTGTGCAAAAGGTCAAGTTTCTGCATTTACTAGTTGTGTTCTAGATGCTCTCGAAACTGATTTAATGCCAGAATTTGAGAACCATGCCGAAGTTAGTAAACTGCCTGACCCCGATTTTGAATTGCCTCCTACTAAAGCAAGGATAGATGAATCCAATCGAACCTCATTACTGTGCCCAGAGAAAATTGCGAAAGGTGAAGAGTTTGAAGTCCCAGAAATCCAGTTAAGCAAGCAGCTTCATGCAAAAGATGAAGTTTCTGTTTTTGCAATTTGTGGGTCTGATACTAAAGAAAGTACAGACAGATTGACAACTGATTCAATTCAAGATGACATCAATTTCCACATTAAGGTTGGTAAATCTCCTAACTTTGATTTTGAACTCCCACTTGAAGCAAGGATAGAAGAATCAGATCAAACCCCATTACTGAGTCAGCAAAGGACTGCAAAAGGTGATGTCTTTCAACTTAAAAGCCGTGGTTTTGAAACCTTAGCAAACAGAGTTGATGTTAATGTTGAAAACCCATATGCAGAAACTGAAGTGTCAGCACTTAGAGCAGGTAAAGAAAAATCTGGAAAGGACCAATTACAGTATGAAGAGATGTCAGCGGAAAAGCATGTCATTGCATTTGAAAGAACCAGTTCAGAGAAGTTGAGGACCCCACTTCTAGAACTAatgaaggaaggagagaagtaTGTGAACGAGTCAGCAAAGAAAAACAAGGGTCGTGTTGCAAAGAAGTCAGCAGAAGATGGGCGGAACTCATCCACTAAGAAAGACATGGCTAATTCACCCACAGAGAGAGAAAAGCGCAAGCCCAAGTGTACCTTCTTCAGCAACTGCATGGGTTGTACATAG
- the LOC122091114 gene encoding uncharacterized protein LOC122091114 isoform X2: MGNEMGNQNISGTQEKNSIKLEAPSESMEATVASINANSIEDANQQVSFPKENFHEYNTGFASEGSFRTDDPIEQQTLDTVFASEDSFRTDDPIEEQTLDGREQDETETQAPEGSPKASVDSKHNNDRDGVIQLVSSPEDGKFHQKIGSPTVESLSRTMDNQIQRQASSQKEEEETRNASLDTKFMVCRPTSMEVHTLKSDQHESTIADMNLAVSPYKDKTTNEHTGSSSVEKLCRTNENQTQSQASIRGGEETMNPSLDSKSLVPNSNSVEAETVNSEQHTSNTSHAEPLVSSSENGKSNEHTASPPKDNSSRTNDNQIQRETSIEGEEEEARNSSLNTKSIIHNPKSVELENLKSDLQESTKAHTQLFVEASIKLPEISGDIPKSSGPLDSKEKGHKLKDEAADSLHGSYILPSFSEVENIGKDMPIENMETQEVEVVDTNNINVVESEIIRQIEAEDRCRTTPTPEVENRGGEVPTLSNSLGNDGRDCMDSQSEAVVLTRLPDSFQIEASEPECKYIVLTNDSKVMENGSESEQNGYDSNTTFLSEELVEHSNADEKDIFQTEHVMIGTDHGGKRKGSELCDSYKPKIQSDFQIDDANVSVDVFKLNMHDSNRSLVSEEPCEKLEGETKMVVVVETVPTELILIDGNHEERELITCSSPSLDPTKHKVTIEEMKKAEDADSNLSPLHPIESVENFLPPDPVSLGQPKDPKQGRLMESETVDSGSGSNMESNQNCNDEVDINKTSKFNTTNSTIEKSLENETSRQDWSQHQGLDQSQHQEFTTVTLVPSDITVDGSEGQESTCDVTNHACDIDLRSVSGTQENNGFINETNQGNIKANVDVRAESNFELHTPRKESEAPAATQLDKKFCAKGQVSAFTSCVLDALETDLMPEFENHAEVSKLPDPDFELPPTKARIDESNRTSLLCPEKIAKGEEFEVPEIQLSKQLHAKDEVSVFAICGSDTKESTDRLTTDSIQDDINFHIKVGKSPNFDFELPLEARIEESDQTPLLSQQRTAKETEVSALRAGKEKSGKDQLQYEEMSAEKHVIAFERTSSEKLRTPLLELMKEGEKYVNESAKKNKGRVAKKSAEDGRNSSTKKDMANSPTEREKRKPKCTFFSNCMGCT; encoded by the exons ATGGGCAATGAGATGGGCAACCAGAACATATCTGGGACGCAAG AGAAAAATAGCATCAAGCTTGAAGCTCCAAGCGAGTCTATGGAAGCAACAGTGGCTTCAATTAATGCAAATAGTATAGAAGATGCCAACCAACAGGTTTCTTTTCCTAAGGAGAACTTCCATGAATACAACACTGGCTTTGCTTCTGAGGGCTCATTCAGAACTGATGATCCCATTGAGCAACAAACATTGGATACTGTCTTTGCATCTGAGGACTCATTCAGAACTGATGATCCCATTGAGGAACAAACATTGGATGGAAGAG AGCAAGACGAAACTGAAACTCAAGCTCCTGAGGGATCTCCAAAAGCTTCAGTGGATTCCAAACATAACAATGACAGAGATGGTGTAATACAGTTGGTTTCATCTCCTGAGGATGGTAAATTTCATCAGAAAATAGGTTCACCTACAGTGGAGAGCTTGTCCAGAACAATGGACAACCAAATTCAGAGACAGGCATCAAGTCAAAAAG aggaagaagagacaaGGAATGCATCTTTGGATACAAAATTTATGGTCTGTAGACCCACCTCCATGGAAGTGCACACCCTTAAATCTGATCAACATGAATCCACCATAGCTGACATGAATTTAGCAGTTTCACCATATAAAGATAAGACGACTAATGAACACACAGGTTCATCTTCTGTGGAGAAGTTATGCAGAACAAATGAGAACCAGACTCAGAGTCAGGCATCAATTAGAGGAG GAGAGGAGACAATGAATCCTTCACTGGATTCAAAATCCCTGGTTCCTAACTCCAACTCTGTGGAAGCAGAAACTGTTAACTCTGAACAGCATACGTCCAATACATCTCATGCTGAACCATTAGTTTCATCATCAGAAAACGGGAAGTCGAATGAGCATACAGCTTCACCTCCTAAGGACAACTCATCCAGAACAAATGACAACCAAATTCAGAGAGAGACATCAATTGAGGGAG aggaggaggaggcaaGGAATTCATCTCTCAATACCAAATCCATAATCCACAATCCCAAATCTGTGGAATTAGAAAATCTGAAGTCTGATCTCCAGGAGTCTACGAAAGCTCACACACAACTATTTGTGGAAGCCAGCATAAAATTACCTGAAATCAGTGGCGACATTCCCAAATCAAGTGGACCTTTAGATTCCAAGGAGAAAGGACACAAACTAAAGGATGAGGCTGCAGACAGTCTTCACGGGAGTTATATTCTGCCTTCCTTCTCCGAGGTAGAAAATATTGGGAAAGATATGCCAATCGAAAACATGGAAACCCAAGAAGTGGAGGTGGTAGACACAAACAATATCAATGTGGTGGAATCTGAAATTATACGTCAAATTGAAGCTGAAGACAGGTGCAGAACAACACCAACACCTGAGGTTGAAAACAGAGGAGGAGAAGTACCAACCTTATCTAACTCTCTTGGGAATGATGGCAGGGATTGCATGGACTCACAATCTGAAGCTGTTGTATTGACCAGATTACCAGATTCCTTCCAAATAGAAGCTTCTGAACCAGAATGCAAATATATAGTTCTGACGAATGATAGCAAAGTGATGGAGAACGGATCAGAAAGTGAGCAGAACGGGTATGACTCTAACACAACTTTTCTTTCTGAGGAACTGGTGGAACATTCAAATGCAGATGAGAAGGATATTTTTCAAACTGAGCATGTGATGATAGGCACCGATcatggaggaaagagaaagggaagtGAGTTGTGTGACTCATACAAGCCTAAGATCCAGAGTGACTTCCAAATTGATGATGCAAATGTGAGTGTGGATGTCTTCAAACTCAACATGCATGATAGCAACCGGAGCTTGGTTTCAGAGGAACCCTGTGAGAAGTTGGAGGGAGAAACCAAGATGGTGGTTGTTGTTGAAACGGTTCCAACAGAGCTGATTCTCATTGATGGAAACCATGAAGAGAGGGAACTCATAACATGTTCCTCACCTTCATTGGACCCAACTAAGCATAAAGTTACcatagaagaaatgaagaaagcaGAAGATGCAGATTCAAATTTGTCTCCATTGCATCCGATTGAATCAgtggaaaattttcttccacCTGACCCTGTTTCTCTAGGCCAACCTAAAGATCCCAAACAGGGGAGACTAATGGAATCTGAAACAGTAGATTCTGGAAGTGGCTCAAACatggaatcaaatcaaaactgtAATGATGAGGTTGATATCAATAAAACTTCCAAATTCAATACAACAAATTCAACTATAGAAAAATCATTGGAGAATGAGACATCCAGGCAAGACTGGTCACAACATCAGGGCCTAGACCAGTCACAACATCAGGAATTCACTACAGTGACACTTGTGCCATCTGATATTACTGTGGATGGTTCTGAGGGACAAGAATCAACATGTGATGTAACCAACCATGCGTGTGACATTGACTTGAGGTCTGTTTCTGGAACACAAGAAAACAATGGCTTCATCAATGAAACGAACCAAGGTAACATCAAAGCCAATGTTGATGTTAGAGCTGAGTCCAACTTTGAACTTCACACcccaagaaaagaaagtgaagCCCCAGCAGCAACCCAGTTAGACAAAAAGTTCTGTGCAAAAGGTCAAGTTTCTGCATTTACTAGTTGTGTTCTAGATGCTCTCGAAACTGATTTAATGCCAGAATTTGAGAACCATGCCGAAGTTAGTAAACTGCCTGACCCCGATTTTGAATTGCCTCCTACTAAAGCAAGGATAGATGAATCCAATCGAACCTCATTACTGTGCCCAGAGAAAATTGCGAAAGGTGAAGAGTTTGAAGTCCCAGAAATCCAGTTAAGCAAGCAGCTTCATGCAAAAGATGAAGTTTCTGTTTTTGCAATTTGTGGGTCTGATACTAAAGAAAGTACAGACAGATTGACAACTGATTCAATTCAAGATGACATCAATTTCCACATTAAGGTTGGTAAATCTCCTAACTTTGATTTTGAACTCCCACTTGAAGCAAGGATAGAAGAATCAGATCAAACCCCATTACTGAGTCAGCAAAGGACTGCAAAAG AAACTGAAGTGTCAGCACTTAGAGCAGGTAAAGAAAAATCTGGAAAGGACCAATTACAGTATGAAGAGATGTCAGCGGAAAAGCATGTCATTGCATTTGAAAGAACCAGTTCAGAGAAGTTGAGGACCCCACTTCTAGAACTAatgaaggaaggagagaagtaTGTGAACGAGTCAGCAAAGAAAAACAAGGGTCGTGTTGCAAAGAAGTCAGCAGAAGATGGGCGGAACTCATCCACTAAGAAAGACATGGCTAATTCACCCACAGAGAGAGAAAAGCGCAAGCCCAAGTGTACCTTCTTCAGCAACTGCATGGGTTGTACATAG